The Cloeon dipterum chromosome 3, ieCloDipt1.1, whole genome shotgun sequence genome includes a region encoding these proteins:
- the agt gene encoding methylated-DNA--protein-cysteine methyltransferase, giving the protein MKKCANKVTQIVVTSPIGNILVEFCTFGLHSVNQDPEINDRNFQPDSRRKVEILDTSFSLKNNQNAQNCVNWLDTYFHNSKALTGVNEQQLFCTIEQTTDAPFYDRVYVALLKVPFGETVSYKELATLAGNPKATRAAGSAMANNPFQLMVPCHRVLPSPSTSGKQRVGNYSSGKKVSVKEWLLMHEGHGLKNGHLV; this is encoded by the exons ATGAAGAAGTGCGCAAATAAGGTAACCCAAATAGTTGTCACCTCTCCAATTGGCAACATTTTGGTCGAGTTTTGCACCTTCGGTTTGCATTCCGTGAACCAGGACCCAGAAATCAACGATAGAAATTTCCAACCAGATTCTCG ACGGAAAGTAGAAATCTTGGATACTTCTTTCTCCCTAAAAAACAACCAAAACGCTCAGAACTGCGTGAATTGGCTGGACACGTACTTCCACAATTCAAAGGCATTAACTGGAGTCAATGAACAACAGCTCTTTTGCACCATTGAACAAACAACAG ATGCACCTTTCTATGACAGAGTGTATGTTGCACTTCTAAAAGTTCCCTTTGGAGAGACTGTTAGTTACAAAGAGCTAGCAACGCTCGCAGGCAATCCAA AAGCAACTAGGGCAGCTGGATCTGCAATGGCAAACAACCCTTTTCAGTTAATGGTACCGTGCCACCGTGTGCTACCATCGCCCTCCACCTCAGGAAAACAGAGGGTTGGAAACTACTCAAGCGGCAAGAAAGTGTCAGTGAAAGAGTGGCTTTTGATGCACGAGGGACATGGTTTAAAGAATGGACACCTTGTTTGA
- the LOC135940408 gene encoding serine proteinase stubble-like isoform X2, whose amino-acid sequence MRSPILRAICAIVCVTQSIQPAVQLQLPTDRINSMQPSSPCPEYLKLEIDPMTKELRGRLSIPPPQNSSVITVDLRLRVNGDNTFSGSIEPTEDKGKIFQQLKEGNFNPVVYNIIFPAQNATPQLTSIIVNRQSICQNHTGIPNDYQTELALKHEIVSPYLITDLSSNSRPDNGVDSTGQKPLLTAQKNFSNLHKRQANSWKNPSTSWKSQTSSTWKATQKTTNSWKNTTPWKSATTKWTITTPWKSVTTQRTITTPWKRSTTKRTTSTPWKSATTKRTTPTPWTSGATQRTTTTPWKSATTKWSTTTPWKRVTTKWTTTTPWKSATTKWTTTTPWKRVTTKWTTTTPWKSVTTQRTTPTSWKSQTAQWKQSTKKTTSWRSTTTLWKGSTSSWKSQTTQSTTRTPWQSTTTTPKKISTTPWYRSTITWKSQTQRATLSTWKSATTQRTTEATWKSSRAYPISTKQPNTIEAPSDTDRFDSCGVSHEVTNLIINGDTVAKGAWPWLSAIYKVEETCFTFICGGTLVTKRHVVTAAHCVLVTQGKADLMQPEKILIFLGKYNILNIIEQDSKSKEISGITIHPKYTGRLFEYAGIDLAILTFKSPTTFGPYIKPVCLWDSTKQYAKTGKVVGWGRDEYGRPSKAPKQVDMPIVSNEQCIKADPNFAKITSDTTFCAGFRNGSGPCKGDSGGGLYLWDQETRKWSIRGIISQALLDHEKQSCDLKNYVTFTDVSKLLDWIKKMIQQ is encoded by the exons ATGAGGAGCCCTATTCTTCGAGCCATTTGCGCTATAGTGTGCGTTACGCAATCGATACAGCCCGCAGTTCAACTGCAGCTTCCAACTGATCGCATCAATTCAATGCAGCCAAGTTCACCATGTccagaatatttaaaactcgAAATTGATCCAATGACCAAAGAATTGCGTGGAAGGTTGTCTATACCTCCACCTCAAAATAGTTCAGTGATAACAGTGGATTTACGACTTCGTGTGAACGGTGAT AATACTTTTTCTGGTTCCATTGAACCAACCGAAGATAAGGGCAAGATTTTTCAGCAGTTGAAAGAGGGAAATTTCAATCCTGTTGTTTACAACATTATTTTCCCAGCCCAAAATGCAACCCCACAACTAACAAGCATTATAGTAAATCGTCAGTCAATTTGCCAGAACCACACAG GAATACCAAACGACTACCAAACAGAACTGGCTTTAAAGCACGAAATAGTTTCACCATATCTAATTACTGATCTTTCTTCAAACAGTCGTCCTGATAATGGTGTAGATTCCACTGGACAAAAACC ACTTCTGACAGCACAAAAGAATTTCTCAAACCTCCACAAAAGACAGGCAAACTCCTGGAAAAATCCATCTACCTCTTGGAAAAGCCAAACATCATCCACCTGGAAAGCAACACAAAAAACCACTAACTCATGGAAAAACACAACCCCTtggaaaagtgcgaccacAAAATGGACAATTACAACCCCTTGGAAAAGTGTGACCACACAAAGGACAATTACAACCCCTTGGAAACGTTCAACAACAAAAAGGACAACCTCAACCCCTtggaaaagtgcgaccacAAAAAGGACAACTCCAACCCCCTGGACAAGTGGGGCAACTCAAAGGACAACCACAACCCCTtggaaaagtgcgaccacAAAATGGTCAACCACAACCCCTTGGAAAAGAGTGACCACAAAATGGACAACCACAACCCCTtggaaaagtgcgaccacAAAATGGACAACCACAACCCCTTGGAAAAGAGTGACCACAAAATGGACAACCACAACCCCTTGGAAAAGTGTGACCACACAAAGGACAACCCCAACCTCCTGGAAAAGTCAGACAGCACAATGGAAGCAGAGCACGAAAAAAACAACCTCCTGGAGAAGTACGACTACTCTCTGGAAAGGTTCAACGTCCTCTTGGAAAAGTCAAACAACACAATCGACCACTCGAACCCCGTGGCAGTCTACGACAACAACCCccaagaaaatttcaacaacaCCGTGGTACAGGTCTACTATTACCTGGAAAAGTCAAACTCAAAGAGCAACTCTTTCAACCTGGAAAAGTGCAACAACGCAACGGACCACTGAAGCAACCTGGAAAAGTTCCAGAGCCTATCCCATTTCAACAAAACAGCCAAACACTATTGAAGCGCCGTCTGATACAG ATAGATTCGACTCGTGCGGCGTGTCTCATGAAGTGACGAATTTGATCATAAATGGTGATACCGTAGCTAAAGGAGCTTGGCCTTGGCTCAGCGCTATTTACAAAGTAGAAGAGACATGTTTTACTTTCATTTGCGGAGGAACTTTGGTTACAAAAAGACACGTTGTTACAG CTGCGCATTGCGTGCTTGTTACCCAAGGAAAAGCTGATTTGATGCAACCAGAAAAGATTCTTATCTTTCTGGGAAAATACAACATTTTGAACATAATTGAGCAAGATTCCAAGTCGAAAGAA ATTTCAGGAATTACCATCCACCCGAAGTATACAGGACGATTATTCGAGTACGCCGGCATCGACTTAGCGATTCTCACGTTCAAAAGCCCAACAACGTTTGGACCGTACATTAAACCCGTCTGTTTATGGGATTCAACCAAACAGTATGCGAAAACAGGAaaa GTTGTTGGCTGGGGACGTGACGAGTATGGCAGGCCTTCCAAAGCACCAAAGCAAGTTGACATGCCGATTGTTAGCAATGAGCAATGCATCAAAGCTGATCCTAATTTCGCCAAAATAACTTCTGACACAACATTTTGTGCTGGATTTAGAAATG GTTCTGGTCCTTGCAAGGGTGACAGCGGCGGAGGGCTTTACCTTTGGGATCAGGAAACGAGAAAGTGGTCCATCAGAGGGATTATAAGCCAAGCCCTGTTGGATCATGAAAAGCAATCATGCGACCTAAAAAACTATGTCACATTCACTGACGTAAGCAAGCTTCTGGACTGGATCAAGAAAATGATTCAACAGTAG
- the LOC135940408 gene encoding serine proteinase stubble-like isoform X1, which produces MRSPILRAICAIVCVTQSIQPAVQLQLPTDRINSMQPSSPCPEYLKLEIDPMTKELRGRLSIPPPQNSSVITVDLRLRVNGDVGNTFSGSIEPTEDKGKIFQQLKEGNFNPVVYNIIFPAQNATPQLTSIIVNRQSICQNHTGIPNDYQTELALKHEIVSPYLITDLSSNSRPDNGVDSTGQKPLLTAQKNFSNLHKRQANSWKNPSTSWKSQTSSTWKATQKTTNSWKNTTPWKSATTKWTITTPWKSVTTQRTITTPWKRSTTKRTTSTPWKSATTKRTTPTPWTSGATQRTTTTPWKSATTKWSTTTPWKRVTTKWTTTTPWKSATTKWTTTTPWKRVTTKWTTTTPWKSVTTQRTTPTSWKSQTAQWKQSTKKTTSWRSTTTLWKGSTSSWKSQTTQSTTRTPWQSTTTTPKKISTTPWYRSTITWKSQTQRATLSTWKSATTQRTTEATWKSSRAYPISTKQPNTIEAPSDTDRFDSCGVSHEVTNLIINGDTVAKGAWPWLSAIYKVEETCFTFICGGTLVTKRHVVTAAHCVLVTQGKADLMQPEKILIFLGKYNILNIIEQDSKSKEISGITIHPKYTGRLFEYAGIDLAILTFKSPTTFGPYIKPVCLWDSTKQYAKTGKVVGWGRDEYGRPSKAPKQVDMPIVSNEQCIKADPNFAKITSDTTFCAGFRNGSGPCKGDSGGGLYLWDQETRKWSIRGIISQALLDHEKQSCDLKNYVTFTDVSKLLDWIKKMIQQ; this is translated from the exons ATGAGGAGCCCTATTCTTCGAGCCATTTGCGCTATAGTGTGCGTTACGCAATCGATACAGCCCGCAGTTCAACTGCAGCTTCCAACTGATCGCATCAATTCAATGCAGCCAAGTTCACCATGTccagaatatttaaaactcgAAATTGATCCAATGACCAAAGAATTGCGTGGAAGGTTGTCTATACCTCCACCTCAAAATAGTTCAGTGATAACAGTGGATTTACGACTTCGTGTGAACGGTGATGTGGGA AATACTTTTTCTGGTTCCATTGAACCAACCGAAGATAAGGGCAAGATTTTTCAGCAGTTGAAAGAGGGAAATTTCAATCCTGTTGTTTACAACATTATTTTCCCAGCCCAAAATGCAACCCCACAACTAACAAGCATTATAGTAAATCGTCAGTCAATTTGCCAGAACCACACAG GAATACCAAACGACTACCAAACAGAACTGGCTTTAAAGCACGAAATAGTTTCACCATATCTAATTACTGATCTTTCTTCAAACAGTCGTCCTGATAATGGTGTAGATTCCACTGGACAAAAACC ACTTCTGACAGCACAAAAGAATTTCTCAAACCTCCACAAAAGACAGGCAAACTCCTGGAAAAATCCATCTACCTCTTGGAAAAGCCAAACATCATCCACCTGGAAAGCAACACAAAAAACCACTAACTCATGGAAAAACACAACCCCTtggaaaagtgcgaccacAAAATGGACAATTACAACCCCTTGGAAAAGTGTGACCACACAAAGGACAATTACAACCCCTTGGAAACGTTCAACAACAAAAAGGACAACCTCAACCCCTtggaaaagtgcgaccacAAAAAGGACAACTCCAACCCCCTGGACAAGTGGGGCAACTCAAAGGACAACCACAACCCCTtggaaaagtgcgaccacAAAATGGTCAACCACAACCCCTTGGAAAAGAGTGACCACAAAATGGACAACCACAACCCCTtggaaaagtgcgaccacAAAATGGACAACCACAACCCCTTGGAAAAGAGTGACCACAAAATGGACAACCACAACCCCTTGGAAAAGTGTGACCACACAAAGGACAACCCCAACCTCCTGGAAAAGTCAGACAGCACAATGGAAGCAGAGCACGAAAAAAACAACCTCCTGGAGAAGTACGACTACTCTCTGGAAAGGTTCAACGTCCTCTTGGAAAAGTCAAACAACACAATCGACCACTCGAACCCCGTGGCAGTCTACGACAACAACCCccaagaaaatttcaacaacaCCGTGGTACAGGTCTACTATTACCTGGAAAAGTCAAACTCAAAGAGCAACTCTTTCAACCTGGAAAAGTGCAACAACGCAACGGACCACTGAAGCAACCTGGAAAAGTTCCAGAGCCTATCCCATTTCAACAAAACAGCCAAACACTATTGAAGCGCCGTCTGATACAG ATAGATTCGACTCGTGCGGCGTGTCTCATGAAGTGACGAATTTGATCATAAATGGTGATACCGTAGCTAAAGGAGCTTGGCCTTGGCTCAGCGCTATTTACAAAGTAGAAGAGACATGTTTTACTTTCATTTGCGGAGGAACTTTGGTTACAAAAAGACACGTTGTTACAG CTGCGCATTGCGTGCTTGTTACCCAAGGAAAAGCTGATTTGATGCAACCAGAAAAGATTCTTATCTTTCTGGGAAAATACAACATTTTGAACATAATTGAGCAAGATTCCAAGTCGAAAGAA ATTTCAGGAATTACCATCCACCCGAAGTATACAGGACGATTATTCGAGTACGCCGGCATCGACTTAGCGATTCTCACGTTCAAAAGCCCAACAACGTTTGGACCGTACATTAAACCCGTCTGTTTATGGGATTCAACCAAACAGTATGCGAAAACAGGAaaa GTTGTTGGCTGGGGACGTGACGAGTATGGCAGGCCTTCCAAAGCACCAAAGCAAGTTGACATGCCGATTGTTAGCAATGAGCAATGCATCAAAGCTGATCCTAATTTCGCCAAAATAACTTCTGACACAACATTTTGTGCTGGATTTAGAAATG GTTCTGGTCCTTGCAAGGGTGACAGCGGCGGAGGGCTTTACCTTTGGGATCAGGAAACGAGAAAGTGGTCCATCAGAGGGATTATAAGCCAAGCCCTGTTGGATCATGAAAAGCAATCATGCGACCTAAAAAACTATGTCACATTCACTGACGTAAGCAAGCTTCTGGACTGGATCAAGAAAATGATTCAACAGTAG
- the LOC135940408 gene encoding GATA zinc finger domain-containing protein 14-like isoform X3, producing MEKHNPLEKCDHKMDNYNPLEKCDHTKDNYNPLETFNNKKDNLNPLEKCDHKKDNSNPLDKWGNSKDNHNPLEKCDHKMVNHNPLEKSDHKMDNHNPLEKCDHKMDNHNPLEKSDHKMDNHNPLEKCDHTKDNPNLLEKSDSTMEAEHEKNNLLEKYDYSLERFNVLLEKSNNTIDHSNPVAVYDNNPQENFNNTVVQVYYYLEKSNSKSNSFNLEKCNNATDH from the coding sequence ATGGAAAAACACAACCCCTtggaaaagtgcgaccacAAAATGGACAATTACAACCCCTTGGAAAAGTGTGACCACACAAAGGACAATTACAACCCCTTGGAAACGTTCAACAACAAAAAGGACAACCTCAACCCCTtggaaaagtgcgaccacAAAAAGGACAACTCCAACCCCCTGGACAAGTGGGGCAACTCAAAGGACAACCACAACCCCTtggaaaagtgcgaccacAAAATGGTCAACCACAACCCCTTGGAAAAGAGTGACCACAAAATGGACAACCACAACCCCTtggaaaagtgcgaccacAAAATGGACAACCACAACCCCTTGGAAAAGAGTGACCACAAAATGGACAACCACAACCCCTTGGAAAAGTGTGACCACACAAAGGACAACCCCAACCTCCTGGAAAAGTCAGACAGCACAATGGAAGCAGAGCACGAAAAAAACAACCTCCTGGAGAAGTACGACTACTCTCTGGAAAGGTTCAACGTCCTCTTGGAAAAGTCAAACAACACAATCGACCACTCGAACCCCGTGGCAGTCTACGACAACAACCCccaagaaaatttcaacaacaCCGTGGTACAGGTCTACTATTACCTGGAAAAGTCAAACTCAAAGAGCAACTCTTTCAACCTGGAAAAGTGCAACAACGCAACGGACCACTGA